Proteins encoded together in one Amblyomma americanum isolate KBUSLIRL-KWMA chromosome 1, ASM5285725v1, whole genome shotgun sequence window:
- the mtSSB gene encoding mitochondrial single stranded DNA-binding protein, whose product MSIAAGRISRWSAELLLRSRPGCSLLRRLYCEERPATLEKSINQVTLLGRVGIEPQLRGSDANPVVVFTLATNSNYRYETGEVQQKTQWHRISVFKPYLRNSVHQYTRKGSRVLVQGRLVYGEVTDAKGATHVTSTVVADDVIFLSQGARTPATEDESIADASYQ is encoded by the exons ATGAGCATTGCAGCGGGAAGAATATCTCGGTGGTCTGCTGAGCTGCTCCTGCGCAGTCGACCTGGCTGTTCCCTGTTGCGGCGATTGTACTGCGAGGAAAGGCCAGCTACCTTAGAAAAGAGCATCAACCAG GTGACCCTCTTGGGCCGCGTTGGAATAGAGCCCCAACTACGTGGTAGTGACGCAAATCCAGTAGTCGTGTTCACGTTGGCCACGAACAGCAACTATCGCTATGAGACTGGCGAAGTGCAGCAGAAGACCCAGTGGCACCGCATCAGCGTGTTCAAGCCATATCTTCGCAATTCAGTGCATCAGTACACGCGTAAGGGCTCTCGAGTACTGGTCCAGGGACGTCTGGTTTATGGTGAGGTAACAGATGCCAAAGGAGCCACCCATGTGACCAGCACAGTTGTTGCGGATGATGTAATCTTTCTGAGCCAAGGTGCGAGAACACCTGCTACAGAGGATGAGAGTATTGCAGATGCTAGCTATCAGTGA